A genomic stretch from Balnearium lithotrophicum includes:
- the rpmF gene encoding 50S ribosomal protein L32: MAVPKRKVSRTRRDKRRTHWKAKNPAISVCPNCLQPKLPHRVCKHCGYYKGETVVEVEE, translated from the coding sequence ATGGCAGTTCCAAAGAGAAAGGTATCGAGGACAAGAAGGGACAAGAGAAGAACCCACTGGAAGGCAAAGAATCCTGCTATTTCTGTGTGTCCAAACTGCCTTCAGCCTAAGCTTCCCCACAGAGTTTGTAAGCACTGTGGTTACTACAAGGGGGAAACAGTAGTAGAGGTTGAGGAGTAA
- the plsX gene encoding phosphate acyltransferase PlsX has translation MRIVLDAMGGDYAPHVPVMGAVQAAKELDVNVLLVGDRELVERELRKFSFPPEKIEVVHAEDSVPMDEQPSKALKRRNSSIHKGLELLKKGEADAFVSAGNTGAVMAISLFTIGRLRGIERPAITTIFPNLKGHTFLLDVGANVDCKPNHLLQFAIMGSAYAKYVLGEENPRIGLLNIGEEEGKGNELTKEAYKLLKEASKKGLNFVGNAEGRDIFSGDFDVVVCDGFVGNVVLKLSESLAKILAKILKEEIEKSWISKIGAITLKPAIKGFKRRIDYAEWGGAPLLGIKAPVIISHGSSNAKAIKNAIRTATQFVKSELNRHIEEEIERYG, from the coding sequence ATGAGAATTGTCCTTGACGCTATGGGGGGAGACTATGCCCCCCATGTTCCCGTTATGGGAGCAGTCCAAGCGGCTAAGGAGCTTGATGTTAACGTTTTACTGGTTGGAGATAGGGAGTTAGTAGAGAGGGAGCTCCGGAAGTTTTCTTTCCCACCTGAGAAGATAGAAGTCGTCCACGCTGAAGATTCAGTCCCAATGGACGAACAGCCTTCAAAGGCTTTAAAGAGGAGAAATTCCTCAATTCATAAGGGATTGGAGCTCTTAAAGAAGGGAGAGGCCGATGCTTTTGTTAGTGCTGGAAACACCGGTGCAGTAATGGCTATCTCCCTATTTACGATAGGGAGACTTAGAGGTATTGAAAGACCAGCTATAACAACAATTTTTCCCAACTTAAAGGGGCATACCTTTCTCCTTGATGTTGGAGCCAACGTTGACTGTAAACCAAACCACCTCCTTCAATTTGCAATAATGGGAAGTGCCTATGCAAAGTACGTTTTAGGAGAGGAAAACCCAAGGATAGGTCTTTTAAACATAGGTGAAGAGGAAGGAAAGGGAAACGAACTGACTAAGGAGGCATACAAGCTTTTAAAGGAGGCCTCTAAAAAGGGATTAAACTTTGTCGGAAATGCCGAGGGAAGGGACATATTCTCGGGAGATTTTGACGTTGTTGTCTGTGATGGTTTTGTGGGAAATGTGGTTTTAAAGCTCAGTGAGAGTTTGGCAAAGATACTTGCAAAGATTTTAAAGGAAGAGATAGAAAAGAGTTGGATTTCAAAAATAGGGGCCATAACCCTCAAGCCTGCAATAAAGGGGTTCAAGAGGAGAATAGACTATGCAGAGTGGGGAGGAGCTCCCCTTTTAGGAATTAAAGCACCTGTTATAATTTCCCATGGAAGTTCCAATGCCAAGGCAATAAAGAACGCCATCAGAACGGCAACCCAATTTGTTAAGTCGGAACTTAACAGGCACATTGAGGAAGAAATAGAGAGGTACGGGTAG
- a CDS encoding beta-ketoacyl-ACP synthase III — MGVSIVSTGSYVPDRVLKNTDLEKMVETSDEWITTRTGIKERRISEGETTSDMATEAVLRALNGKSSPEDVELIVVATATPDAFFPSTACKVQSKIENKGAVVFDISAACSGFIYALYVADSIMRSKNVKKAVVVGAERFSKIVNWKDRTTCILFGDGAGAVLLEHSDNEGVLGFDIGADGSYGELLAVPSVGSNEEYPFYVRMKGNEVFKIAVRTMVDSIGRVLEKTGLKADDISLLIPHQANIRIINAVAERVGIPKEKVFVNLDRYGNTSAASIPIALDEAVREGKVKSGDLVLMTAFGGGFTWGSCIVRL; from the coding sequence ATGGGTGTATCCATCGTTTCAACAGGTTCCTACGTTCCAGATAGAGTCCTTAAAAACACCGATTTGGAGAAAATGGTCGAAACGTCTGACGAGTGGATAACTACAAGGACGGGAATTAAGGAGAGGAGAATCAGCGAAGGTGAGACAACATCGGACATGGCTACAGAGGCAGTTTTAAGGGCTCTAAACGGAAAATCCTCTCCAGAGGATGTTGAATTAATCGTAGTTGCAACCGCAACTCCAGATGCCTTCTTCCCGTCAACTGCCTGTAAAGTCCAATCAAAGATAGAAAATAAGGGTGCCGTTGTCTTTGATATATCCGCTGCATGTTCAGGTTTTATCTACGCCCTTTACGTTGCAGACTCCATAATGAGGAGTAAGAACGTAAAAAAGGCTGTAGTTGTAGGGGCAGAGAGGTTTTCCAAGATTGTTAACTGGAAGGATAGGACGACCTGCATTCTCTTTGGAGATGGAGCAGGAGCAGTTTTACTAGAACATAGCGATAACGAAGGAGTATTGGGTTTTGACATAGGGGCAGATGGTTCCTACGGCGAGCTCCTTGCCGTTCCCTCCGTCGGCTCAAACGAGGAGTATCCATTCTACGTTAGGATGAAGGGTAACGAGGTTTTTAAAATTGCTGTTAGGACCATGGTTGATTCAATCGGTAGGGTTTTAGAGAAGACGGGATTAAAAGCTGACGATATATCCCTCTTAATCCCTCATCAGGCAAACATCAGGATAATCAATGCAGTAGCTGAAAGGGTAGGAATTCCAAAGGAGAAGGTCTTTGTAAACCTTGATAGGTACGGGAATACAAGTGCTGCTTCAATTCCCATAGCCTTAGATGAAGCCGTTAGAGAGGGAAAAGTAAAGAGTGGCGATTTAGTCCTAATGACTGCTTTTGGTGGAGGATTCACCTGGGGTTCTTGTATTGTAAGGCTTTAG
- the fabK gene encoding enoyl-[acyl-carrier-protein] reductase FabK: MLKTRLCEILGIEYPLLQGGMAWIADAELAAAVSNAGALGIIAGGSRSAEELRQEIRKCKELTDKPFGVNIMLMMPNAEEIIKVCLEEEVPVVTTGAGNPGKYIPAFKEKGIKVIPVVASDALAKRMERIGVDAVVAEGMEAGGHIGKLTTMVLIPSIVRAVSIPVIAAGGIALGEQAAAAFALGAEGIQVGTRFLTAKECNVHPKYKEKILKARFNQVTVTGITTGHPVRLIENKLTKKFAELEFSGAPKEELEELGRGRLRLAAEKGDVEWGSVMAGQVVGYIKKEESAEEIVKDIMEGAEKTLKELCSKFFNC, translated from the coding sequence ATGTTAAAAACGAGGCTGTGTGAGATTTTGGGAATTGAGTATCCGCTCCTTCAGGGGGGAATGGCATGGATAGCGGATGCAGAATTGGCAGCTGCCGTTTCTAATGCTGGAGCTCTCGGAATAATTGCCGGCGGAAGCAGAAGTGCAGAGGAGTTGAGGCAGGAGATAAGGAAGTGTAAGGAGCTGACGGATAAGCCCTTTGGTGTTAACATAATGCTCATGATGCCAAACGCTGAGGAGATAATAAAGGTCTGTTTGGAGGAAGAAGTTCCCGTTGTAACTACGGGAGCCGGAAATCCCGGTAAGTACATTCCTGCATTTAAGGAGAAGGGAATAAAAGTTATTCCGGTTGTTGCAAGTGATGCCTTGGCAAAGAGGATGGAGAGAATAGGAGTTGACGCTGTTGTTGCTGAAGGAATGGAAGCAGGAGGACACATAGGAAAGTTAACAACTATGGTTCTTATTCCCTCCATTGTTAGGGCAGTAAGTATTCCGGTTATTGCGGCCGGAGGAATAGCTTTAGGAGAGCAAGCAGCTGCGGCCTTTGCCTTAGGTGCAGAGGGCATTCAGGTTGGAACGAGATTTCTAACTGCAAAGGAGTGCAACGTTCATCCAAAGTACAAGGAAAAAATACTAAAGGCCAGGTTTAACCAGGTTACAGTAACGGGAATAACTACAGGACATCCTGTTAGGCTAATCGAGAATAAACTGACCAAGAAGTTTGCTGAACTTGAGTTTTCTGGAGCTCCAAAGGAGGAATTGGAGGAGCTTGGAAGGGGAAGGTTAAGGCTTGCAGCTGAAAAGGGAGACGTGGAGTGGGGCTCCGTTATGGCCGGTCAAGTGGTTGGGTACATTAAGAAAGAGGAGTCTGCAGAGGAGATTGTTAAGGACATAATGGAGGGAGCAGAGAAAACGCTAAAAGAATTGTGCAGTAAGTTTTTCAACTGCTAA
- the ribH gene encoding 6,7-dimethyl-8-ribityllumazine synthase, whose translation MKIHEGKLWAEGFRFGIVVSRFNSFITERLVEGALDCLKRHGCRDEDVEIFKVPGSFEIPLVAKKLAKSGKFDAVIALGAVIRGETPHFDYVAAEVSKGVASASLETEKPIIFGVLTTDTVEQAIDRAGAKAGNKGWEAALSAVEMVNLLKEVG comes from the coding sequence ATGAAAATTCACGAAGGGAAACTCTGGGCAGAGGGCTTTAGGTTCGGAATAGTTGTATCAAGGTTTAACTCATTTATAACCGAAAGGTTGGTTGAGGGAGCTTTAGACTGCCTAAAAAGGCACGGATGTAGAGATGAGGATGTAGAAATTTTCAAGGTTCCCGGCTCCTTTGAGATACCTCTCGTTGCAAAGAAGCTGGCAAAGAGTGGAAAGTTTGATGCCGTAATAGCCTTAGGTGCAGTAATAAGGGGAGAAACTCCTCACTTTGACTATGTTGCAGCCGAAGTTTCCAAGGGCGTTGCAAGTGCATCCTTGGAAACAGAAAAGCCGATAATCTTTGGTGTTCTTACCACGGATACTGTTGAACAGGCGATAGATAGGGCAGGAGCAAAGGCAGGAAACAAGGGATGGGAGGCAGCTCTCTCTGCAGTTGAGATGGTAAACCTCCTCAAGGAGGTAGGCTGA